The genomic window GAACAAACCCTGGTAATCCAGGCGCACCGGTTACATCGGTAAGCAGTCCTGATCCTGACCGTCCCAAACTGCGTTATGGTAAGCCGGAAACACAAGAGGGGCTGGTGGAGCCTTCAAAATTGGAGGGTCTTCCTGCGGACCTAGAGCAGATGGCCGCTATTTCTGACGTGAAGCAGACAGAGCCGCATTCTTTTGCCCACACCTGGTATGATCCGGCCGACGAGAGCAGGATGAAGGCAGCTATGGAGCAGCTTGCACAGAAGGCGCTGGCTGCGGAGAACCAAGCAACGGCAGCAATTCCAGAAAATGTGTCAGGAGCAAAGAGCAGGTCAAAGAGAAAATCTTCTCCGGAAGCACCGTTGCCTATGCTGACAGAGGAAAGCTTCCATGCCTTTGAGCTTTCCTGGAGCAGCGGTGTTACTGCTGTTTTTAGTGCGCAGGCGGTACAAGATGGTCGTACACAATACATCACGCTGATTGCGCAGCCGGACTTTGAGGGCCAGCCGCAGATCATTTTCAAACAGATCACCAGCGACGACCGCCTGGACGTGACTCCCCGCTTGAGGCTAGTGGATGCTGTGGATTGCGATGGTGACGGACGAGCAGAGTTAGTTTTTGAGCTGCGAGGAGTGTCGGGCAGGGAATTCGGCATCTACAGCATTACAAACCGCAGTGTCACGCAGGTTTTCCATACCGGTCCACAGTCCTGAAAGCCTGACGGCGTATTTCGATGAGGCCGCCGGGAATATCGAGGCCTGGTTTGATCCGGTCAATAGAATTTCTTTTTCGTAACTCGGGTGTTGAGGACTATAATCGCAAGTCAAAGGCTGGGGCTGCCCGGGTCCCAGTTGATCTTGTAACCCAGGCCCCCTTCTGAAGCCTCGCAAGGAGGCGAAGATGCGCAGCTTTCATCATCCGCCGGCCATCACGGCCGTAACGCTCGCAGCAGTTCTTGCATTTAGCTCTGCAGGGCAAACGCCGCACTCCTATCTCGCCATTGGCAGCTATGCACAACAACCGCCTGTCCGGTCCGATGACGCACCGCATTTTGTTCTGAGCGCAGAAATGCAGGGAGACTTGCTGATGGCACGCCAGAGATATGTTGCCGCTCTGGATGCTTACCGTCAGGGGCCGTCGGATTCAGCAGTACTCTGGAACAAGATGGGAATTGCGAACCATCACATGTTCAACCTGAAAGCTGCCGAAAATGACTACCGCGAGGCATTAAAGCTGAATCCCCGATATGCAGAGGCCTGGAACAATCTTGGCGCCGTCTATTACGGCGAAAAGAAGTACCATGACGCCGAAAAGGCCTATCGAAAGGCCTTGAAGATATCTCCAAAATCGGCCACCTTTTACAGCAATCTGGGAACTGCCTATATCGCTGAGGGGAAATACAAGAAGGGCGCCGATGCCTATCGTACTGCGTTGTCGCTGGATCCCAACGTCTTCAGCGGAGATCCCGCAGCAAAAATTCCTGAGGCCGGCCCCACGAAAGAGATGGCATACCTGAATTATCTTCTGGCAAAGGCCTACGCCGAGGCGGGACGTAAAGATGAAGCGATCTATTACTTGCGCAAGGCCCTGGATGAAGGATTCAGCGACCGCAAAAAGATCCTGGAGGAAAAAGAGTTTGCAGGCCTGCGAGATGATCCCGAGTTCCAGCACATGATGACAGCACCACGTTAGTCCTCTGCCTGTGCCGGTGTATTCTGATTGCGGTGAAGACTGCAATCAGCGTTTCCAAAGAAGACTATCTCAAGGCCATTCTTGAAGCCGAAAGTGAAGGCCAGACGGTCATTTCGGCAACGCTGGCGCACTGGCTGAAAGTCTCTCCGCCTGCGGTTTCCATGGCCCTGCGCAGGCTCAAGCGAGACGGATATGTGGATGTAAAAAACGATGGCATCATCCGTTTAACACCCAAAGGACGCGAGGCGGCCTATCGTACAGCACTCCGTCATCATCTGGTGGAGCGCATGTTATCAGAGATCTTCGGGATGCCGTGGTATGAGGTGCATGACGAAGCTGAGCGTCTGGAGCATGCCGTCTCGGCTGCTTTTGAAGCGCGTCTGCTTGAAAAACTTGGAGAAAAGGGCACTTGCCCTCATGGCAATTCCGTCCTGCCGGAGACCCCAACGCAGCGCAACAGACAGGGAATCCAGATGCTTTCTACAGCCCGCGAGGACGCCGATTACACAGTATGCAGTCTGTACGAGCGCGATCCGGAGCTTTTGCGGTTCCTGCATCAGGTAGGAATTGAACCAGGCGGCCGAGTGCGAATCGTTCGGAAGAATTATGATCAGACGGTGGCCATCGAGACGCCGAGCGGCGCCTTCACGATTGGTGCTCCGGCAGCGGACAAGGTCTGGGTGAAGAAACGGCGTCCCAAAACATAATCTCCACCTTTGGATGGAGTGCTTGTTCCTACTCAGGCTGTGTACTATTCCTTTAAGTCACACAGATGCCGACCCGCGCACAACTTTGGAAGACCTGCTCTCTTGGGCTGCTCATTCTGTGGGGACTGCAGGTCTTTGCGCTTGATCCGCGTTATGCCCTGGAGCATTACGGATATCAGGCATGGCAGACCGATGAAGGTCTGCCGCAGAACACGGTCCATGCCGTTCTGCAGACCCGTGACGGCTTTATGTGGTTTGCAACCGAGGCCGGCCTGGTCCGCTTCGATGGGGCACAATTCACCGTTTTCGATAAGTCCAATACGTCACAACTGGCAAGCGGAGTCATCAACAGTCTGTTTGAGGACACGCAGGGGCGGCTCTGGATGGGTACTGCAAATGGCCTGGTGATGTACAAAAACCGGCAGTTCCAGGCCTTTCATGAAGAAGACGGCCTCCCTGTGGGTACGGTTTTTTCGGTCTATCAGGACCACAAAGGTGAAATATGGGGGATTACAGCTGGTGGCGTTGCACGCTATGAAAACGGCCATTTTGTAAAGCTCAATGGAGTGCCTGCAGCCAGTCTTATGGCCGAAGCTCCAGATGGAGAGATGGTCTTTGGGACCGCGGATGGCGTTTGGAACTCGGAAGCCAGACACCTTCTCTTTGGGGAACAACCCCAGGCCCTCGTCTATGATCACCGGGGCCGCCTTTGGGCCGGCATGAGGCAAGGACTCAAGTTGCTGCTGCCGGGGAAAGGATGGCATGACTTTGCGCTTCCAGCTTCGTTGGGGGCAGATGTGATGAGCCTATGGTCCAGCAGCAACGGGCACCTCTGGATCGGCACGGCGAAGGGGCTCGGGGAGTTTGATGGTAATGCAGTGCATGTCTTTCTGGAAAATGACCGCATCTCTGCTCTTTTTGGGGACCGCGAAGGGGCAATCTGGGCTGCCACCGGCCATGGAATTGCACGGGTTGTTTCCGGAAGGGTGGATGTGCTGACTTCACAACAGGGGCTTTCCAGCAACCAGGCCCTTGCATTTTATGAAGACCGCGAAGGAAGTCTGTGGATCGGCACCGAGGCAGGTGGAGTGTGTATTCTGCGCGATCGCAAATTTACGACCTTTACCTCGCGGGATGGGTTGACTGATGACCTGGTGCGCTCCGTTTTTCAGGCCCGGAATGGGACCGTCTATGTTGGCACGAACGGCGGAGGCGTCGACGTATACAGAAACGGAAAACTCTCAGCACTGCCTGAGCAGGGCCGCCTTTCCAGCCAGGTCGCGCTTGCCCTGGCCGATGATGCACAGGGGAATCTCTGGGTGGGAACCCCGGATGGTCTGAACCGCATCCGTCCCGGCGGGACCAGGCTCTTCACCTCCGCAGATGGACTCGCGGACGACTTTGTGCGGTCTCTTTTTGTGGACCGAGAGGGTGCGCTTTGGATTGGCACTCGAAGGGGCCTCACGCGCTATAAGGACGGAAGGTTCACTTCATGGTCTGCGATGGATGGCCTGGGAAGTGACTTGGTAGGGGCCGTCATTCAGGACAAGGATGGCAGCTACTGGATTGCTACACTCGGCGGACTGACGCATTTTGCCGGGGAGCAATTCACCAACTATGCCCTGCCTGAAGCCGTTACAGCGCTTTATCAGGACGCGGAAGGCACATTGTGGATTGGCACCAATGGTGGCGGACTGCTGGCCCGCGAGGACGGAAAATGGATCCGGTTCCCCTCTGCGCGCTCCCACCTGCCGCCAGATATCTACGGCATTCTTGAAGACAATCGCCAGGACCTGTGGCTAGGCACAAATAAAGGCATCTATCGCGTGAGCAAGCTCGATCTGCATCATCTTGCAGCAGGCGTCTTGCCGCAACTTCATCCGGAGGTTTATGGGACCAGCGATGGGATGCGCATCAGTGAATGCAGCAGTGGAGGGCATCCGGCAGCCTGGAAGACACAGGACGGAATGCTCTGGTTCAGCACCCTGCGCGGTGTTTCTGTTGTTGATCCAGCGCGCATGCCGATCAATCATGTTGCTCCACTGGTTGCCATCGAAGACGTACTCGTGGATGATCAGCCCTTGCCATTGTCTTTTACAGGCGAAATTGCTCCCGGACACACGCGTTTTGCTTTCCAATATGCAGGACTGAGCTTTACTGCTCCGCAAAAGGTCCGCTTCCGGTACAGACTGGATGGTGTGGACCGCGACTGGGTCGATGCAGGAACCCGACGGACTGCTTACTATACCAACGTTCCCCCCGGAGAGCATCGATTTCATGTTCTGGCCTGCAATAACGATGGCGTCTGGAGTGAGGAAGCTGCGGTGTTTGCTTTCCGTCTTCGGCCCCGCTTCTATCAGACCTGGTGGTTTTATCTGCTACTCGTGCTTCTGCTTGGTTTTCTGGTCTATGGTGTTTACCGCTGGCGTGTGCGCCATGTCGAATCGAGCTTTCGTGCAGTCCTTGCGGAACGCAATCGGATTGCGCGGGAGATCCATGACACGCTCGCACAGGGCTTTGTCGCTGTTTCTGTGCAGTTGGAAGTTGTTGCACGCCTGCTCAATACCTCTGTGGATGCTGCCCGCGAACATCTGGAGCAGGCGCGCGCCCTGACCCGGGACTGCATCCAGGAAGCGCGCAGCTCCATCTGGAATTTGCGCTCACAAGGGGCTTCGCAGGATGATCTGGCAGCCAGCATTACTAATATCGCTGAGCGTATGACCGCAAACGCCAGTGTGAAAACCCGTATTCTTGTCCACGGAACGCGCCGTCCGGTCGCCCCACCAATCGCAGCGGAGCTTACCCGGATTGCGCAGGAGGCCATCACAAACGCCTTGCGTCACGCACATGCTGAGTGCATTGAGATTGCTTTACTCTTTGAGGAAAGGTCGCTTTGCGTGTCGATTAAAGACAATGGCCGCGGTTTTGAAAATCATCCCGAAAGATTTCGGGACAATGGTCATTTTGGTCTGACCGGAATGCAGGAACGTGCCGCGCAACTCAAAGGGAAGTTTGCTGTGATCAGCACCAAAGGAGAAGGCACGGAAGTAAGGATCGAAGTGCCAATTTAGCTTACAGAAAGCCAAGGGCCTGAAAGGGCCTTTCTTGCTGAGTGGAGTGAACCATTTATGACCGAGACCATACGCATCATGGTTGTGGACGACCATCACATAGTGCGGCAGGGGCTGGTCGCCTTGATCGGAACCATACCAGGTATGTTGGTTGTTGCCGAGGCCGCAGATGGCGAGCAGGCCGTCGAGACCTATCGAAAATGCAAACCGGACGTTACGTTGATGGACCTGCGGCTGCCCAGAAAAAGCGGCGTCGAAGCCATTCAGCAAATCCGGGAAGAATTTCCCGCTGCG from Pseudacidobacterium ailaaui includes these protein-coding regions:
- a CDS encoding tetratricopeptide repeat protein; translation: MRSFHHPPAITAVTLAAVLAFSSAGQTPHSYLAIGSYAQQPPVRSDDAPHFVLSAEMQGDLLMARQRYVAALDAYRQGPSDSAVLWNKMGIANHHMFNLKAAENDYREALKLNPRYAEAWNNLGAVYYGEKKYHDAEKAYRKALKISPKSATFYSNLGTAYIAEGKYKKGADAYRTALSLDPNVFSGDPAAKIPEAGPTKEMAYLNYLLAKAYAEAGRKDEAIYYLRKALDEGFSDRKKILEEKEFAGLRDDPEFQHMMTAPR
- a CDS encoding metal-dependent transcriptional regulator; the encoded protein is MKTAISVSKEDYLKAILEAESEGQTVISATLAHWLKVSPPAVSMALRRLKRDGYVDVKNDGIIRLTPKGREAAYRTALRHHLVERMLSEIFGMPWYEVHDEAERLEHAVSAAFEARLLEKLGEKGTCPHGNSVLPETPTQRNRQGIQMLSTAREDADYTVCSLYERDPELLRFLHQVGIEPGGRVRIVRKNYDQTVAIETPSGAFTIGAPAADKVWVKKRRPKT
- a CDS encoding sensor histidine kinase; this encodes MPTRAQLWKTCSLGLLILWGLQVFALDPRYALEHYGYQAWQTDEGLPQNTVHAVLQTRDGFMWFATEAGLVRFDGAQFTVFDKSNTSQLASGVINSLFEDTQGRLWMGTANGLVMYKNRQFQAFHEEDGLPVGTVFSVYQDHKGEIWGITAGGVARYENGHFVKLNGVPAASLMAEAPDGEMVFGTADGVWNSEARHLLFGEQPQALVYDHRGRLWAGMRQGLKLLLPGKGWHDFALPASLGADVMSLWSSSNGHLWIGTAKGLGEFDGNAVHVFLENDRISALFGDREGAIWAATGHGIARVVSGRVDVLTSQQGLSSNQALAFYEDREGSLWIGTEAGGVCILRDRKFTTFTSRDGLTDDLVRSVFQARNGTVYVGTNGGGVDVYRNGKLSALPEQGRLSSQVALALADDAQGNLWVGTPDGLNRIRPGGTRLFTSADGLADDFVRSLFVDREGALWIGTRRGLTRYKDGRFTSWSAMDGLGSDLVGAVIQDKDGSYWIATLGGLTHFAGEQFTNYALPEAVTALYQDAEGTLWIGTNGGGLLAREDGKWIRFPSARSHLPPDIYGILEDNRQDLWLGTNKGIYRVSKLDLHHLAAGVLPQLHPEVYGTSDGMRISECSSGGHPAAWKTQDGMLWFSTLRGVSVVDPARMPINHVAPLVAIEDVLVDDQPLPLSFTGEIAPGHTRFAFQYAGLSFTAPQKVRFRYRLDGVDRDWVDAGTRRTAYYTNVPPGEHRFHVLACNNDGVWSEEAAVFAFRLRPRFYQTWWFYLLLVLLLGFLVYGVYRWRVRHVESSFRAVLAERNRIAREIHDTLAQGFVAVSVQLEVVARLLNTSVDAAREHLEQARALTRDCIQEARSSIWNLRSQGASQDDLAASITNIAERMTANASVKTRILVHGTRRPVAPPIAAELTRIAQEAITNALRHAHAECIEIALLFEERSLCVSIKDNGRGFENHPERFRDNGHFGLTGMQERAAQLKGKFAVISTKGEGTEVRIEVPI